In Desertifilum tharense IPPAS B-1220, the genomic stretch GATGCTGAAAGCCTACAAATTTGGGAGTTATCTCTGCCTGCTGCAACGGTAACAACGGAACCGAGTTGCACCCCCGTGGCGATGCGTCCGTTAGAGGAGTCTGGGGAGTTACCCAACGCCGATCGCCTATTGTATCGCTTGCCGCTACCGTTAGAGGAACCCTCTACGGCGGGATGGGATGCGCTACGGTTTAATGGCGATCGCACTTTGTTTGTCCAGGCGGGGGTTGGGGTACGCTTGTGGGACTTAAGCACAAATCAATTGGTTTGTAGTTTTGGGCAAGATAGCAGCCAGATCGCCGATGCTGTTTTTACCTCAACGCTGCGTCCTAGACTGATTACGGCCCATCGCGATAGTACCCTAAAAGTTTGGAATCCCCTAACTGGGGAAGCGTTGCGCGTCCTGAGAGGACACCAAGATGCTGTCAGCGCGATCGCCCTCAACGCGGACTCTTCATCGCTAGCCAGCAGCAGTGTCGATCAAACAGTTAAACTCTGGAATTGGGAAACTGGAGAACTCGAAAAAACCCTAACGGGGCATCGCTTACCCGTTCGCGATATCGCCTATAGTCCAGATGGTAAGTTATTAGCCAGCATTAGCGAAAGCGAAGCGAAAATTTGGGAAAGCGAAACGGGACGACTGCTGCAAACGTTTAATTTAAAGAGTATTCAACCTGCGATTACCTTTAACGATCGAGGAGATGCGATCGCCACCGATGGCAACCAAGGTAGCACCTATCGCCTAGAGGTCGCCACCGGAAAGTTACACCGCCTTCTCAGCAGCAATCTGTGGCAAGATGTCGGCATCCAATCTGCAATCTTAAGCCCCAATGGTCAATACTTAGTCGTCAATACCTTCGCCTATCCTAGCCTGGAGGTTCGCAACGAACTCTGGGATTTAACCACCCAAACCCGCATCAGCTATTTAGATACAGATTATCAATGCGGGGGAATTGTGGGTTTTAGCCCAGATAGTCAAATGCTAGTCTGTGCAGGCCAAGAAATGCAGATTTGGCAGTCTCCTTAAAGGTGGATAGCGTTAGGTTAAGGAGGGGTTGGGGAATGCTAATGTTAGCGTTAGGAACCTTCCAATGGATGAATTCGTTCGTAAAGCCGCAGCAATTGGTTTTCCCGCCGTTGTTTTAATGATCGTCATGGGGACTACAGGTTTAGCAGGTGCAGCCGCCATTACAGCCGCCCTAGCGATGTTAGGCCCTGGTGGTATGATTGGCGGAATTGTATTTCTCGGCATTATCGGTCTAGCAACTGATGCCCTCGCTAAATATGGCTTAGAAGCTGTGCTAGTGGGAATTTATCAAGAACGGGTTAAAAATGGAGAAATGCAGTCTAATCTTTGCCAAGAAGTCCAAAACCTCCCCATCAGCAGCGATTTAAAGCGGGCTTTGAAAGAAGCCATCAATTTTTAAAGTCTGCCAAGGATCTGTGAAAGTCAATCAGTCTTTGGATGATGCACTCCATGAGTCAACGAACTTATGGAGCGATCGCTATCTTCAAGCATAATTTTATTTCAATAGCGTTCTATTCATACTCAAACAGTTAAGACACTATATTGTTGAATAACTTTATAAAGTTGCCATTTTAGTTAAGTCTGAGTTAAGATTCAGGCAAAAATACCACCCCAATCATTATCAAGCGTTAACCCTCTAAAAGAACTTACATGAGCAAGGCACTTCCTAAAAGTCAACTGCTAAGTAAAGTTACGCTAGAAGCTTGGCTGATAATCGCGATCGCCTTTGGTGTTTTATGGCGAATTGTCAACGTTAGTCAGCGGCAGTTTTGGTACGATGAAGTCCTATCTCTGTTGCTGAGTACAGGTCAAAAAATCGCCTACAAACCTCCACCCAATGTTCCGATTATTTTAGCAGATTATACAAAGCTTTTAAGCCTACCTGCGATCGCTGGGGTAGGGGATTTTTTAAAAACCATTGCCGATCTTTTACGGGGGATTGTAGGCGTTGAGCCTCATCCCCCTTTATTTTATTTAAGTCAGCATATTTGGCTCTATCTTTTGGGCAATAGCGAAGGTGCAACCCGCAGTTTAGGAATGCTACTAAGTATTGCTGCGATCGCCAGCGCCTATGGTTTAGGCAGATCCCTATTAGGACATCGAGGCGGACTCATCTTTGCCGCACTTTTAGCAGTCAACCCTTTTTACTTATTCCACTCTCTAAATCTGCGAATGTATGCGCCTTTACCTTTGTGGGCTATTCTTAGCACTTGGGCGCTTTTAGAAATTAGCCGTCAACCTCGAAATCGTTTATCAGGTTTCGGGTGGCATTTAATCTTAATAGGGTCTTTAGTTGCAGGTTTAATGACCTTTTACCTGTTTCTATACTGGTTTGTCACCTTGTCTGTATTGGCGCTATTTCTCGATCGTCAACGTTGGTGGAAATATTATCTAAATCTGGCGATCGCTGGGTTGATAACGCTACCGTGGTTTTGGTGGGGAACGCGGCAACAATTACGCAATGCAGACTTAGATCGCTTTGATGTTTTACCCGGTTTTTTCGCGACTTTATTAAAGCATTCCCAAGGGATAGTAGATACATTGGGAATTCAACTCCTTTTGGGTGATTGGGTAACGAGTTTACCTCCAGGTAGTGCAACTCTGGCTGGATGTTTAATCTTAGGATTATTGTTAGCAGTGGCGGGTCATTTATGGCGGTCAAAACAGGATAGAAATAGACGTTCTTTGACTGTCGCGCTGATTTTAGGCTTATTAACTTTGTTGTTAGCTTTAAGTGTTGATATATTAACTGGAAAATTTACATTAGGATTTGGATTGGGTCGAAGTATTATTTTTATTCTTCCTGGAAACTTATTATTACTGACAGTCTGGTTAGAACAGAATTCTGAAAAATGGAAACCTGGGTTTCTCGCAGTTATTTTAATTGGCTATATAGGAATTAGCGGTGCTGATTTTGCTTTTCGCGATCGCACTCTGTTTACAAACTTAAATGAACGCTTAATTGCTGACTCCAATCAATCTACTTTGATTATCCTTAATTCCCGTGCTTGGGGTCACGTTTTGCGACTAGCTTACTATATCCCACCTCAACTGCCGGTGATGCTTTTGGCTCAACCCGCTTCAGATTTATCCCCTGCTTTAACCCAAGTTCTGGCAGATAGTTCCACCATCTATCAACGGATCTTTTGGTTAGATAGTGCTAATCCTATTTGGTCTCCCACAACTTCAATATCGGAAAAACAACAGTTGCAGTCACTTCTACAATCCAATTATCAACTGCAACACAGCCAATTTTTGTCAGGGACGATGAGAATGGATGGTTTTGAACTTTATGAATATAGGCGACGTTAGTTTTTTTATGTTCTTAAATTTGAAATTATTCATCAACATTTAGCTTTGTCGTTGTTGCATTAAGCCTTGAGATTTATCATGTCAAATCCAGCAAAAATACTAACTTCCGCACCGAACCTGGAATTGATAATTCCTGAAATTCCAGAGGAAGAAGTTCAAAAGCCGGTGAAGCTTTCGATTGTCCTGCCCACTTACAATGAATCTGAAAATATTGTACCGATCGTTCAACACTTAACCTCTTTGTTAAATCCTGTTTTAAGAAAAGATTATGAATTGATTGTGGTCGATGATAATAGTCCCGATCGCACTTGGGAAATTGCCGAATCAATCGTATCTAAGTATCCGAATTTACGGGTTGTCCGTCGCACAGAAGAACGCGGACTTTCTACCGCAGCAATTCGAGGATGGCAAGTTGCTAGAGGCGAAATTTTAGGAATCATAGATGCTGACTTACAACACCCCCCTGAAGTGTTATTAAAGATGCTACTGCTTCTGAAAAAGAACCCCAAGGTTGACTTAGTGGTGGCTAGCCGTCATGTTGAGGAGGGAGGGGTAAGTGAGTGGAGTTTCATTCGACGCGTTCTTTCCCGTGGCGCTCAAATTTTGGGGTTAATTATTCTCCCGGAAGTGATTGGGAGAGTTTCCGATCCTATGAGTGGATATTTTCTGG encodes the following:
- a CDS encoding glycosyltransferase family 39 protein; this encodes MSKALPKSQLLSKVTLEAWLIIAIAFGVLWRIVNVSQRQFWYDEVLSLLLSTGQKIAYKPPPNVPIILADYTKLLSLPAIAGVGDFLKTIADLLRGIVGVEPHPPLFYLSQHIWLYLLGNSEGATRSLGMLLSIAAIASAYGLGRSLLGHRGGLIFAALLAVNPFYLFHSLNLRMYAPLPLWAILSTWALLEISRQPRNRLSGFGWHLILIGSLVAGLMTFYLFLYWFVTLSVLALFLDRQRWWKYYLNLAIAGLITLPWFWWGTRQQLRNADLDRFDVLPGFFATLLKHSQGIVDTLGIQLLLGDWVTSLPPGSATLAGCLILGLLLAVAGHLWRSKQDRNRRSLTVALILGLLTLLLALSVDILTGKFTLGFGLGRSIIFILPGNLLLLTVWLEQNSEKWKPGFLAVILIGYIGISGADFAFRDRTLFTNLNERLIADSNQSTLIILNSRAWGHVLRLAYYIPPQLPVMLLAQPASDLSPALTQVLADSSTIYQRIFWLDSANPIWSPTTSISEKQQLQSLLQSNYQLQHSQFLSGTMRMDGFELYEYRRR
- a CDS encoding WD40 repeat domain-containing protein, which encodes MKRPSLLFLLVLLSSAVQAAMLAEQRWFAQSNPTLPQPSMAAVSTASQPLRLVRTLTHTDEPVSAIAISSDRRTLIRAYPSGKIEQWDVQTGERIREMRGHTDVVQSVAISPDGRSLVSGSSDNTVRRWNLSTGQLQQTLSSDGFVRSVVFSPEGRRIAAGSQDGSVRVWDLHAGELQTFKAIAQNPEFTELSDILDAVGFAPDGEVYAVVGSADGSMSIWQPRAGERIRRWQQFRDDRVSFIPGRETVVFCQNPLQLWDFNSGEAKQLPAARAILSDCSAIATSADGQTLIAADAESLQIWELSLPAATVTTEPSCTPVAMRPLEESGELPNADRLLYRLPLPLEEPSTAGWDALRFNGDRTLFVQAGVGVRLWDLSTNQLVCSFGQDSSQIADAVFTSTLRPRLITAHRDSTLKVWNPLTGEALRVLRGHQDAVSAIALNADSSSLASSSVDQTVKLWNWETGELEKTLTGHRLPVRDIAYSPDGKLLASISESEAKIWESETGRLLQTFNLKSIQPAITFNDRGDAIATDGNQGSTYRLEVATGKLHRLLSSNLWQDVGIQSAILSPNGQYLVVNTFAYPSLEVRNELWDLTTQTRISYLDTDYQCGGIVGFSPDSQMLVCAGQEMQIWQSP